One genomic window of Ziziphus jujuba cultivar Dongzao chromosome 4, ASM3175591v1 includes the following:
- the LOC107416783 gene encoding 7-deoxyloganetin glucosyltransferase-like isoform X4, with product MDSNSRKPDKPHVVFLPFPAQGHIKPLLKVAKLLHYRGFHITFVNTEFNHKRFLKSLGPNSLDGLPDFRFETIPDGLPPSDDDATQHAPSLCDAIRKKLSLPPFLDLLKKLNPPVTCIFSDWLMLYSVEAAEQLGVPVIMFVSFAACVFMAISHYPALVHREFAPLKDEECLTNGFLDTVIDWIPGIKEIRLKDLPTFFRTTNPEDSLFNNMMEAAAISHKASAVVIPSFEELEPDVLDVMKSSMKSLNVYTIGPLQLLLNNVPEDMNSKHIEDSLWKEEKECLQWLDTKPPNSVVYVNFGSFVVLTPQQLVEFGMGLVNSNQAFLWIIRPDLVAGESAVSTAEFVRELANKERGLIASWCPQEQVLNHPSIGGFLTHCGWNSTIESLSAGVPMLCWPFFADQQTNCRYSCREWGVGMEIESDVNRDDIEKLLRELMEEGEKGKKMKEKAMEWKKLAQEAAGLNGSSSINFDSSTISYSAQEREDWEIQDQFLIGWLKGTIDRKVQQL from the exons atggattcaaattcaagaaaaccAGATAAGCCTCATGTCGTATTCCTTCCCTTTCCAGCCCAGGGCCACATTAAACCATTGCTAAAAGTAGCAAAGCTCCTCCATTACAGAGGTTTCCACATAACCTTTGTAAACACAGAGTTCAACCACAAACGATTTCTCAAATCTCTCGGTCCAAACTCTCTCGATGGCTTGCCGGATTTTCGATTCGAAACCATTCCCGATGGCCTCCCACCTTCAGATGACGATGCTACACAACACGCCCCTTCCCTTTGCGATgccattagaaaaaaattaagcttGCCTCCATTTCTTGACCTCCTTAAAAAGCTTAATCCACCTGTCACTTGCATCTTCTCCGATTGGCTCATGCTCTACTCCGTCGAAGCTGCTGAACAACTTGGTGTTCCTGTGATCATGTTTGTTAGCTTCGCTGCATGTGTTTTCATGGCAATCAGTCACTATCCAGCTCTTGTTCATAGAGAATTTGCCCCGCTAAAAG ATGAGGAGTGTTTAACAAATGGGTTTCTGGACACCGTCATAGATTGGATACCAGGAATAAAAGAAATCCGTCTGAAGGATCTCCCAACCTTTTTTCGAACAACAAATCCGGAAGACAGCTTGTTCAACAATATGATGGAAGCAGCTGCGATAAGTCATAAAGCTTCAGCAGTTGTTATTCCCAGTTTCGAAGAGTTAGAGCCGGATGTTTTAGACGTCatgaaatcatcaatgaagtcTCTAAACGTTTATACGATTGGACCTCTCCAACTTCTCCTGAACAATGTACCAGAAGACATGAATTCCAAGCACATCGAAGACAGTCTttggaaggaagaaaaagagtgCCTCCAATGGCTGGATACAAAGCCACCGAACTCAGTTGTGTATGTTAATTTCGGAAGCTTCGTAGTGCTTACGCCGCAACAACTGGTTGAGTTCGGTATGGGACTTGTAAATAGCAACCAAGCGTTCTTGTGGATAATTAGGCCGGATTTGGTTGCCGGTGAATCGGCGGTTTCGACGGCTGAGTTTGTGAGAGAGTTAGCCAATAAAGAAAGGGGTTTGATAGCAAGTTGGTGTCCACAAGAGCAAGTTCTAAATCACCCTTCGATTGGAGGATTTTTGACACACTGTGGATGGAATTCAACGATTGAGAGTTTATCCGCTGGAGTGCCTATGCTGTGTTGGCCATTCTTTGCAGACCAACAAACGAATTGCAGATATAGTTGCAGAGAATGGGGGGTGGGAATGGAGATTGAGAGTGACGTAAACAGAGATGATATAGAAAAGCTTTTGAGAGAGCTAATGGAAGAAGGAGAGAAAggtaagaaaatgaaagaaaaggcTATGGAGTGGAAGAAATTGGCTCAAGAGGCCGCTGGTCTGAATGGTTCTTCTTCCATTAACTTTGATAG CTCAACGATTAGCTACTCAGCTCAAGAACGAGAAGATTGGGAAATTCAAGATCAGTTTCTTATTGGTTGGCTCAAAGGCACCATTGATAGAAAG GTGCAGCAGCTTTAG